One genomic segment of Pandoraea sputorum includes these proteins:
- a CDS encoding M23 family metallopeptidase, translating into MSFSTPFVWCMRAALGNAAQSQRGQGECARPPGAAVAVAFGLWLIAPLSALAAADGLLQAHPRLTTVPLFVLEAPVSMVSKASRGQFGSGTSGTSAPHAPMLVSAVGPWMPPGLARPGLFSQPTNIRPSAQTKSFVMPVAGGRITSEFGMRRHPVRRVSHSHTGVDFAAPVGTPVRAAADGEVKFIGFQQYGYGRYIVISHRYGSETLYAHLSAVVEGLRVGDTVATGERIGAIGRTGTATGPHLHFELRRNGNPVDPGPLLRQRVADAEGVGNEYQKTVLDVSPGAPTWVTYGRAGVLPRWNYSPL; encoded by the coding sequence ATGTCTTTCTCTACTCCTTTCGTTTGGTGCATGCGCGCCGCGTTGGGCAACGCCGCGCAGAGCCAGCGAGGGCAGGGCGAGTGCGCCCGCCCGCCCGGGGCTGCCGTCGCTGTTGCCTTCGGACTTTGGCTGATCGCGCCGCTGTCGGCGCTGGCTGCTGCAGACGGGCTGCTGCAGGCGCATCCGCGACTAACCACGGTGCCGTTGTTTGTTCTCGAAGCGCCCGTGTCGATGGTGTCGAAGGCGTCACGTGGTCAATTCGGCAGCGGCACGAGCGGCACCAGCGCGCCGCACGCTCCTATGCTCGTATCGGCGGTCGGCCCGTGGATGCCGCCGGGGCTGGCACGTCCGGGTTTGTTTTCCCAGCCGACAAACATCCGCCCGTCAGCACAGACCAAGTCGTTTGTCATGCCGGTCGCCGGGGGGCGCATCACGTCTGAATTCGGCATGCGACGCCATCCGGTCCGTCGGGTGTCGCACAGTCACACCGGCGTCGACTTCGCTGCCCCCGTCGGCACGCCGGTACGCGCGGCCGCCGATGGCGAAGTGAAGTTCATCGGGTTCCAGCAATACGGCTATGGGCGGTACATCGTGATCTCACACCGGTACGGGAGCGAGACGCTCTACGCGCATTTATCCGCTGTCGTTGAGGGCCTTCGCGTAGGCGACACCGTCGCGACTGGCGAGCGGATCGGTGCTATCGGACGAACGGGAACTGCTACAGGGCCTCATCTGCATTTCGAATTGCGTCGAAACGGAAATCCGGTCGATCCGGGGCCGCTGTTGCGCCAGCGCGTGGCAGATGCCGAGGGCGTCGGTAACGAGTACCAAAAGACAGTGCTGGACGTCTCTCCGGGCGCGCCGACCTGGGTGACTTATGGCCGTGCCGGCGTGCTTCCCCGCTGGAACTACTCACCGCTCTGA